One Oscillospiraceae bacterium genomic region harbors:
- a CDS encoding NTP transferase domain-containing protein: MPKLHLILPMAGRGSRFFENGFVCPKPLIEIAGKPFFYWAARSIEKYVDCADLTFVVLEEHIRDFAIDAKIKAYWPDARIIALPAVTEGAAITALRGAEGLPDGEPLLFNDCDHLFLCRSFNDFCNKGGFAHGPDGALLTFTSDSPAYSYLQYGADGNVCHTVEKQVVSHDAICGAYYFKDKQTYADACAAYLKNCEYKEFFVSGIYNVLADRGAKVAGFATDLHLPFGTPAEYRAAEAPENKSAFEELL, encoded by the coding sequence ATGCCTAAACTCCACCTCATCCTCCCCATGGCAGGCCGGGGCAGCCGGTTCTTCGAGAACGGCTTCGTCTGCCCCAAGCCGCTGATCGAAATTGCCGGTAAGCCCTTCTTCTATTGGGCCGCCCGCAGCATCGAGAAGTACGTCGACTGCGCCGACCTCACCTTTGTGGTGCTGGAAGAGCACATCCGCGACTTCGCCATCGACGCCAAGATCAAGGCATACTGGCCCGACGCCCGTATTATTGCGCTGCCTGCCGTTACCGAGGGCGCAGCCATCACCGCCCTGCGCGGGGCCGAGGGTCTGCCCGACGGTGAGCCGCTGCTCTTCAACGACTGCGACCACCTTTTCCTCTGCCGCAGCTTCAACGACTTCTGCAACAAGGGCGGTTTCGCCCACGGCCCGGACGGTGCGCTGCTCACTTTCACAAGCGACTCGCCCGCCTACAGCTACCTGCAGTACGGCGCGGACGGCAATGTCTGCCATACGGTGGAAAAGCAGGTGGTCAGCCACGATGCCATCTGCGGTGCGTATTACTTCAAGGATAAGCAGACCTACGCCGACGCCTGCGCCGCCTACCTGAAAAACTGCGAATACAAGGAGTTTTTCGTCTCCGGCATCTACAACGTGCTGGCTGACCGCGGCGCGAAAGTGGCAGGCTTCGCCACCGACCTGCACCTGCCCTTCGGCACCCCGGCCGAGTACCGCGCCGCCGAGGCCCCGGAAAACAAATCCGCTTTTGAGGAACTGCTGTAA
- a CDS encoding HAD family hydrolase: MAAADALQTGQRPQARADVLRRAGHGGQRCCQLCKRRERMLICVDLDGTLLDTVPANAAAYRAALEEQGFTVTDEYYAQYCNGGYYKQFLRPLMGGDPAPEAVERVHDRKKELYSSCLPMVRPNTSLLAILQAMKAAGHDLACVTTGSRKNATEVLEYFHCADWFGVFITGEDVVNSKPDPEGYLKAMAHFGVTPAETMIFEDSGPGLEAARASGATVYKVEAF; the protein is encoded by the coding sequence CTGGCTGCGGCTGATGCCCTACAAACTGGCCAAAGACCGCAAGCGCGCGCCGATGTTCTACGCCGGGCTGGTCATGGTGGCCAACGATGTTGCCAACTTTGCAAAAGGAGAGAACGTATGCTGATCTGCGTCGACCTGGACGGCACGCTGCTGGACACCGTCCCCGCCAACGCCGCGGCCTACCGCGCTGCGCTGGAGGAGCAGGGCTTTACCGTCACCGATGAATACTACGCCCAATACTGCAACGGCGGCTATTATAAGCAGTTTTTACGCCCGCTGATGGGCGGCGACCCCGCCCCCGAAGCCGTGGAGCGGGTGCACGACCGCAAAAAGGAGCTGTACAGCAGCTGCCTGCCCATGGTGCGCCCCAACACCAGCTTACTGGCGATTTTGCAGGCGATGAAAGCCGCCGGCCACGACCTGGCCTGTGTGACCACCGGCAGCCGCAAAAACGCCACCGAAGTGCTGGAATATTTCCACTGCGCAGACTGGTTCGGCGTGTTCATCACGGGCGAGGACGTCGTCAACAGCAAGCCCGACCCCGAGGGCTACCTGAAAGCCATGGCGCATTTCGGCGTTACCCCGGCGGAAACGATGATCTTCGAGGATTCCGGCCCCGGCCTTGAAGCCGCCCGTGCCAGCGGCGCGACCGTATATAAGGTGGAAGCCTTTTAA
- a CDS encoding sugar kinase has translation MEHANPILLGNNSPQKFITIGEVMLRLTPPNYEKIRMASSFEASYGGSEANIALALANLGVDSTFFSVVPNNSLGKSAIRWLRCNDVHCTPMILSTKEETPSCRLGTYYLETGYGIRPSKVIYDRMHSALTEYDLTKVNLQELFEGFDWLHLSGITPALNKNCADFILRCLREAKEMGLTVSFDGNFRSSLWTWEEARDYCTQCLPYVDVLFGIEPYHLWKDEENHAKGDWKDGVPLQPSYEQQDEIFQHFIDRYPNMKCIARHVRYVHSGSENSLKAFMWYEGHTFESKLYTFNILDRVGGGDAFASGLIYAMMHDYKPMDMVNFAVASSAIKHTIHGDANITDDVESIRDLMNMNYDIKR, from the coding sequence ATGGAACATGCCAACCCGATCCTGCTTGGCAATAATAGTCCGCAGAAATTTATTACCATTGGCGAAGTCATGCTGCGCCTGACCCCGCCGAATTATGAAAAGATCCGTATGGCATCCAGCTTCGAGGCCAGCTACGGCGGCAGCGAGGCCAACATTGCCCTGGCCCTGGCCAACCTGGGCGTGGACTCCACCTTCTTCAGCGTGGTGCCCAACAACTCCCTGGGTAAAAGCGCTATCCGCTGGCTGCGCTGCAACGACGTGCACTGTACGCCGATGATCCTCTCCACCAAGGAGGAGACCCCCAGCTGCCGCCTGGGCACCTATTACCTCGAGACCGGCTACGGCATCCGCCCCAGCAAGGTCATCTATGACCGCATGCACAGCGCCCTGACCGAGTACGACCTGACCAAGGTCAATCTGCAGGAGCTGTTTGAGGGCTTTGACTGGCTGCACCTGTCCGGCATCACCCCGGCGCTGAACAAGAACTGCGCCGATTTCATCCTGCGCTGCCTGCGCGAGGCCAAGGAGATGGGCCTGACCGTCAGCTTCGACGGCAACTTCCGCTCCAGCCTGTGGACCTGGGAGGAAGCCCGCGACTACTGCACCCAGTGCCTGCCCTACGTGGACGTGCTGTTCGGCATCGAGCCGTATCACCTGTGGAAAGACGAGGAAAACCACGCCAAGGGCGACTGGAAGGACGGCGTGCCCCTGCAGCCCAGCTACGAGCAGCAGGACGAGATTTTCCAGCATTTCATCGACCGTTACCCCAACATGAAGTGCATTGCCCGCCACGTGCGGTACGTACATTCCGGCAGCGAGAACAGCCTGAAAGCCTTCATGTGGTATGAGGGTCACACCTTCGAGTCCAAGCTCTACACCTTCAACATCCTGGACCGCGTCGGCGGCGGCGATGCCTTTGCCAGCGGCCTGATCTACGCTATGATGCACGACTACAAACCCATGGACATGGTGAACTTCGCGGTCGCTTCCAGCGCCATCAAGCACACCATCCACGGCGATGCCAACATCACCGACGATGTAGAGAGCATCCGTGATTTGATGAATATGAATTACGATATTAAGCGTTGA
- the trpS gene encoding tryptophan--tRNA ligase, with protein sequence MAEEKRKRILSGIQPTGTPTLGNYIGAVRNWALLQSDYDCLYMVADLHSLTVRQNPAELRRRTRELSALLLAVGIDPKEHVLFVQSHVPAHTQLSWVLACNTQFGELSRMTQFKDKSAKHPDNVNGGLFTYPVLMAADILIYNADLVPVGQDQTQHLEIARDIAGRFNGIYGDTFILPEGYVPASGAKIMSLAEPAKKMSKSDTNVNAFILMTDDKDAIVRKCKRAVTDSDGCVRFDRENKPGVSNLMTIYGTFTGKSMDEITAEFEGKGYGDFKMAVAEVTADALAPVQAEYGKILADKAYVDEVLKSGAERASRLANRTVNKVYRKVGLLQLDK encoded by the coding sequence ATGGCAGAAGAAAAACGTAAACGCATCCTTTCGGGCATCCAGCCCACCGGCACGCCCACCCTGGGCAACTATATCGGCGCGGTGCGCAACTGGGCCCTGCTGCAGTCGGACTACGACTGCCTGTATATGGTCGCCGACCTCCACTCGCTGACCGTCCGCCAGAACCCCGCTGAGCTGCGCCGCCGCACCCGCGAGCTGTCCGCCCTGCTGCTGGCCGTCGGCATCGATCCCAAGGAGCATGTCCTCTTCGTCCAGAGCCACGTGCCTGCCCACACCCAGCTGTCCTGGGTGTTGGCCTGCAACACCCAGTTCGGTGAGCTGTCCCGCATGACCCAGTTCAAGGATAAGAGCGCCAAACACCCCGATAACGTCAACGGCGGCTTGTTCACCTACCCCGTCCTGATGGCAGCCGACATTCTGATCTATAACGCCGACCTCGTCCCCGTGGGCCAGGACCAGACCCAGCATCTGGAGATCGCCCGCGACATCGCCGGCCGCTTCAACGGCATCTACGGCGATACCTTCATCCTGCCCGAGGGCTACGTCCCGGCCTCCGGCGCCAAGATCATGTCCCTGGCCGAGCCGGCCAAGAAGATGAGCAAGTCCGACACCAACGTCAACGCCTTCATCCTGATGACTGACGACAAGGATGCCATCGTGCGCAAATGCAAGCGCGCCGTCACCGATTCCGACGGCTGCGTCCGCTTCGACCGCGAAAATAAGCCCGGCGTTTCCAACCTCATGACCATCTACGGCACCTTCACCGGCAAGAGCATGGACGAGATCACCGCTGAGTTTGAGGGCAAGGGCTACGGCGACTTCAAGATGGCTGTCGCCGAGGTCACCGCCGACGCGCTGGCCCCCGTCCAGGCCGAGTACGGCAAGATTCTTGCCGATAAAGCGTATGTTGATGAGGTGCTCAAGTCCGGTGCCGAGCGTGCCTCCCGCCTGGCAAACCGCACCGTCAACAAAGTCTACCGCAAGGTGGGCCTGCTGCAGCTGGATAAATAA
- the greA gene encoding transcription elongation factor GreA, which yields MAKEVVVTREGYDKLVHDLDELRTVKRKEVADKIKVARGYGDLSENAEYDAAKEEQAVVEARIADLEATLKVARVIDDSELSGDTVSIGMNVTIQEEGEEPESYDITGSTEADMNLNRISDESPVGAALIGHKPGDEVDVTLPNGSIVTYKLLTVTRSK from the coding sequence ATGGCGAAAGAAGTCGTTGTTACCCGTGAGGGCTATGATAAACTGGTCCATGACCTGGACGAACTGCGCACCGTTAAACGTAAAGAGGTTGCTGATAAGATCAAGGTTGCACGTGGCTACGGCGACTTGAGCGAGAATGCCGAGTACGACGCCGCTAAGGAAGAGCAGGCCGTTGTCGAGGCCCGCATCGCTGACCTGGAGGCTACCTTGAAAGTCGCCCGCGTCATCGACGACAGCGAGCTGTCCGGCGATACCGTTTCCATCGGTATGAACGTCACTATCCAGGAGGAGGGCGAGGAGCCGGAATCCTACGACATCACCGGTTCCACCGAGGCTGACATGAACCTGAACCGCATCAGCGACGAGAGCCCCGTCGGCGCCGCCTTGATCGGCCATAAGCCCGGCGACGAAGTCGACGTCACCCTGCCCAACGGCAGCATCGTCACCTACAAGCTGCTGACCGTCACCCGCTCCAAGTAA
- the lysS gene encoding lysine--tRNA ligase: protein MEQNKPQTEQDISQQAAVRRQKLADLRAAGSDPFVITKYPQDSYSADLKAEFADLPAEAETGKIVSLAGRMMSKRIMGKASFAHLRDQKGDIQIFVKRDLLGDEPYAAFKKLDIGDIIGVKGEVFRTKMGEISVRISELTLLSKSLLPLPEKFHGLTDREARYRQRYVDLIVNPEVKDTFVKRSQILKEIRAYLDEKGFLEVDTPILTPFEIGASARPFYTHHNTLDMDMVLRIETELYLKRLIVGGMDRVYEVGRIFRNEGMDPKHNPEFTTIELYQAFTDFHGMMDLVEEMYKRLALKVCGSLEITYQGKQIDMGHWERLTMIEAVKKYSGVDFNDWKTDEDAIAAAKEHHVELPEVPTKGAILAEFFDAFVEDKLIQPTFIYDYPVEISPLAKRKPDDPAFTERFEYFIDCTEYGNAFSELNDPIDQKARFERQVAERKAIEPNCKAQVDYDYVTALEYGLPPTGGLGFGVDRLVMLLTDSASIRDVLLFPTMKPIEQ, encoded by the coding sequence ATGGAGCAGAATAAGCCCCAGACCGAACAGGACATCAGCCAGCAGGCAGCCGTTCGCCGCCAGAAGCTGGCCGACCTGCGCGCCGCCGGCAGCGACCCCTTTGTCATCACCAAATATCCGCAGGATTCTTACTCCGCTGATTTGAAAGCCGAGTTTGCCGACCTGCCCGCCGAAGCCGAGACCGGCAAGATCGTCTCGCTGGCCGGCCGTATGATGTCCAAACGCATCATGGGCAAGGCCAGCTTTGCCCACCTGCGCGACCAGAAGGGCGATATCCAGATCTTCGTCAAGCGTGACCTGCTGGGCGATGAGCCTTACGCCGCCTTCAAAAAGCTGGACATCGGCGACATCATCGGCGTCAAGGGCGAAGTGTTCCGCACCAAAATGGGCGAGATCTCCGTCCGCATCTCCGAGCTGACGCTGCTCTCCAAGAGCCTGCTGCCCCTGCCCGAGAAGTTCCACGGTCTGACCGACCGCGAGGCCCGCTATCGTCAGCGCTATGTTGACCTCATCGTCAACCCCGAGGTCAAAGACACCTTCGTCAAGCGCAGCCAGATCTTGAAGGAGATCCGCGCTTACCTGGACGAGAAGGGCTTCCTGGAGGTCGACACCCCCATCCTGACCCCCTTTGAGATCGGCGCCTCCGCCCGCCCGTTCTATACCCACCACAACACGCTGGATATGGACATGGTGCTGCGCATCGAGACCGAGCTGTATCTGAAGCGCCTGATCGTCGGCGGTATGGACCGCGTGTACGAGGTCGGCCGTATCTTCCGCAACGAGGGCATGGACCCCAAGCATAACCCTGAGTTCACCACCATCGAGCTGTACCAGGCTTTCACCGATTTCCACGGCATGATGGACCTGGTCGAGGAGATGTACAAGCGCCTGGCCCTCAAGGTCTGTGGCAGCCTGGAAATCACCTACCAGGGCAAGCAAATCGACATGGGCCACTGGGAGCGTCTGACCATGATCGAGGCCGTCAAGAAGTATTCCGGCGTTGACTTCAACGATTGGAAGACCGACGAGGATGCCATCGCTGCTGCCAAGGAGCACCACGTCGAGCTGCCCGAGGTGCCCACCAAGGGTGCCATCCTGGCCGAGTTCTTCGACGCTTTTGTCGAGGATAAGCTCATCCAGCCCACCTTCATCTATGATTACCCCGTCGAGATCAGCCCGCTGGCCAAGCGCAAGCCCGATGATCCGGCTTTCACCGAGCGCTTCGAGTATTTCATCGACTGCACCGAGTACGGCAATGCCTTCAGCGAGCTGAACGACCCCATCGATCAGAAGGCCCGCTTTGAGCGCCAGGTCGCCGAGCGCAAGGCCATCGAACCCAACTGCAAGGCCCAGGTCGACTACGACTACGTCACCGCCCTGGAGTACGGCCTGCCCCCCACGGGCGGCCTCGGCTTCGGTGTTGACCGCCTGGTCATGCTCCTCACCGACAGCGCCTCCATCCGCGACGTCCTCCTCTTCCCCACGATGAAGCCGATTGAGCAGTAA